Proteins encoded in a region of the Bacillus sp. T3 genome:
- the gatA gene encoding Asp-tRNA(Asn)/Glu-tRNA(Gln) amidotransferase subunit GatA, which produces MSLFDKSIADLHELLHKKELTVSDLVEESYQRIAKVEGQVQAFLTLNEENARQIAKQLDEKLGTDDAKGLLFGMPIGIKDNIVTKNLRTTCASKILENFDPIYDATVMQKLHQAETVTIGKLNMDEFAMGSSTENSGFQQTKNPWNLETVPGGSSGGSAAAVAAGEVLFSLGSDTGGSIRQPAAYCGVVGLKPTYGRVSRFGLVAFASSLDQIGPVTRTVEDNAYLLQAISGHDQMDSTSANLAVPSFVGALTGDVKGLKIAVPKEYLGEGVQQDVRESVLASLKVLEKLGATWEEVSLPHSKYALATYYLLSSSEASANLSRFDGVRYGYRTPNAENLIDMYKNTRAEGFGDEVKRRIMLGTFALSSGYYDAYYKKAQKVRTLIKQDFEKVFEKYDVIVGPTTPTPAFKLGEKTADPLTMYANDILTIPVNLAGVPGISVPCGFSNGLPLGLQIIGKHYDEATVYRVAHAFEQATDFHKQKPEL; this is translated from the coding sequence ATGAGTTTATTTGATAAAAGTATCGCTGACCTTCATGAGTTATTACATAAAAAAGAATTGACTGTTTCAGATCTAGTTGAAGAATCGTATCAACGGATTGCGAAAGTGGAGGGTCAAGTACAAGCATTTTTAACATTAAATGAAGAAAACGCTCGTCAGATTGCTAAACAATTAGACGAGAAGCTTGGTACAGATGACGCGAAGGGGTTATTATTCGGAATGCCGATTGGAATAAAGGATAATATTGTCACAAAAAACCTTCGTACGACTTGTGCGAGTAAAATTCTTGAAAACTTCGATCCGATTTATGATGCAACGGTTATGCAAAAGCTTCATCAAGCAGAAACCGTAACAATCGGAAAATTAAACATGGATGAATTTGCAATGGGTTCATCAACGGAAAACTCAGGTTTTCAGCAAACAAAAAATCCATGGAATCTTGAAACGGTACCAGGTGGGTCTTCAGGTGGTTCTGCAGCTGCCGTTGCCGCAGGAGAAGTCCTATTTTCACTAGGATCTGATACCGGTGGCTCGATTCGTCAGCCAGCTGCCTATTGTGGTGTTGTAGGCTTAAAGCCAACCTATGGACGAGTTTCACGCTTTGGTCTTGTAGCATTCGCTTCTTCGCTTGATCAAATTGGTCCAGTGACTAGAACCGTTGAGGATAATGCATATTTATTACAAGCGATTTCTGGACATGACCAAATGGATTCTACATCAGCCAACCTTGCTGTTCCTAGTTTCGTAGGAGCCTTAACGGGTGATGTGAAGGGGCTTAAAATAGCAGTTCCAAAGGAATACCTTGGAGAAGGTGTTCAACAGGATGTGCGTGAGTCTGTTTTAGCTTCGTTAAAAGTACTAGAAAAGCTAGGCGCAACTTGGGAAGAAGTATCTCTACCACACTCAAAATATGCGTTAGCAACTTATTATTTATTGTCTTCTTCTGAAGCATCAGCCAACCTATCTCGTTTTGATGGGGTTCGTTATGGTTATCGTACACCAAACGCAGAGAATTTAATTGATATGTACAAGAATACTCGTGCTGAAGGCTTTGGTGATGAAGTGAAGCGTCGAATTATGCTTGGAACATTTGCGTTAAGCTCAGGTTATTATGATGCTTATTATAAAAAAGCACAAAAGGTACGAACATTAATTAAACAGGATTTTGAAAAGGTATTTGAAAAATATGATGTAATTGTTGGTCCAACAACACCAACACCTGCGTTCAAGCTTGGTGAAAAGACAGCTGATCCATTAACGATGTATGCGAATGATATTTTAACGATTCCTGTAAACTTAGCAGGTGTTCCGGGAATTTCGGTCCCATGCGGATTCTCGAATGGTCTGCCATTAGGCTTACAAATTATCGGTAAACATTATGATGAAGCAACGGTCTATCGTGTTGCCCATGCTTTTGAACAAGCAACTGATTTTCATAAACAAAAACCTGAACTGTAA
- the gatC gene encoding Asp-tRNA(Asn)/Glu-tRNA(Gln) amidotransferase subunit GatC, whose protein sequence is MSRISEEQVKHVAHLARLAITEEEAEKFTKQLDAIITFAEQLNELDTENVEPTSHVLELKNVLREDVPQPGLAREEVLKNAPKHQDGQIKVPAIIE, encoded by the coding sequence ATGTCAAGAATATCTGAGGAACAAGTAAAGCATGTCGCCCATTTGGCGAGACTTGCCATTACAGAGGAAGAGGCTGAAAAATTCACGAAGCAATTAGATGCTATTATTACTTTCGCTGAACAATTAAACGAACTAGATACGGAAAACGTGGAACCAACCTCTCACGTTTTAGAATTAAAGAATGTCTTACGTGAAGATGTTCCGCAACCAGGCCTAGCACGAGAAGAAGTATTGAAAAATGCACCAAAACATCAGGATGGACAAATTAAGGTACCGGCCATTATTGAGTAA